GCCGCGGCCGAGGGTGGTGATGTTGCCGTGCTGGTCGATTCCCTGGAACCCGGCGGCGATCACGATCGCGCCGGAGTCGAGGAGCCGGCGCATGTGGTCGGTGGAGATCGAGCGGATCCGCGCCTTGGTGTGGGTGCTGTCGGTGCGGATCCCGATCTGGGCCCCGGTCAGGCTCACCGCCTCGACGCCGAGCGACTGCGTCGCCATCGCGAACAGCGCCACGCTCACCTGCTCGCCGGTAGAGAGGAGCATGTCCATCTCCCGGGCGCTGGGGCGTGGCGTGATCTGCTTGGCGAGGTCGACGAGGTAGTCGGTCTGGTGGCCCATGGCGCTGACGACGACGACGACGCGGTCGCCGGCGGCGTGGCGGGCGACCGCCTTGCGCGCGGCGGCGAGGATCTTGTGGGCGTCGGCGACGCTGGTGCCGCCGAACTTCTGCACGACGAGGGCCATCGAAACGGATGCTCCGGAGCGGCGGGAGGGTCGGGTGGTCAGCCCGCGGCGGTGAATGGGCGCGGATCGAGGAGCCGCCCCATGAGGCGATGCCCCGGCTCGATCACCGGGCCGGCGGCGGCGGCCGACTCGTCGAACGCCGTGGCGGAGCCGGGGACGATCCCCTCCCCCGCGATCAAAAACGGCACGCGGCCGCGCGAGTGGGTCTTGGTGGAGAGAAACGTGGGATGGTCGGGGCAGACGAGGATCCGGTGGGGGCCACGCGCGGCCAGGGCCGCGGCCACCGGGCCGATGACATGCCGGTCGATCTCCTCCAGTGCCGTGACCTTCGCGGCGGCGTCGCCCTGGTGGCTCGCCTCGTCGGGGGCCTCGACATGGACGCAGACGAGATCGTCGTGGTCGAAGGCGGCGATCGCGGCCCGCCCCTTGGCGGCGTAGTCGGTGTCGAGGTAGCCGGTGGCACCCGGCACGTCGATCCGCCGCCAGCCGGCAAGCGCCGCCAGGCCGCGGAGCAGGTCGACGGCGGTGATCATCGCGCCAGACACGCCATACGCCTCGCGAAACGGCGGCATCGCCGGCGTGCGGCCGACACCCCACAGCCAGACGTGCGTGGCAGGACGCTTCCCGGCCGTGACCCGGCGGAGGTTGACCGGATGGTCGGCAAACCAGCGGGCGCTGGCGAGCATGATGTCGGCCAGCAGCCGGCTGCCCGTGCCGCGCGGGAAGGCATCGGCGACCGACTTGTCCATCAGGTCGTGTGGAGGGGTGGCGCGGAGATCGGCGCCAAGCGGCGCGGGCGCGCCGGCGTGGCCGCGGTAGAGAAGGAGATTGCGGTAGCTGACGCCGGGGACGAACGACCAGCCCGCCAGCCCGGAAAACTCGGCCTCGAGGCCGGCCTGGGCGGCGGCGAGCAGGTCGCGGGCCTCGTCGGTCGAGACATGGCCGGCGGTGAAATCCTCCATCACGGCGGTCGTGCCGCCGTCGCCGTCGTCGGCGGTGGCGATCGTGACGAGGTTGCAGCGCACGGCCCAGTCGTCGGGGCCGAGGGCGATGCCCTGCGCGGCGGCCTCGAGCGGCGCGCGGCCGGTGAAGCAGGCCAGCGGGTCGTAGCCGAGGAGGCTCATGCACGCCACCTCGGAGCCTGGCGGAAGCGCGTCGGGGACGTGGTCAGTGAGGCCGACGACGCCGCGCGCGGCGAGGGCGTCGAGGTGCGGGGTGCGGGCGGCGGCCAGCGGCGTGCGGCCACCGAGGGAGGCCTGCGGGAGGTCGGCGGCGCCGTCGGGAATCACGATCAGCGTCTTCACGGGCGGCAGGCGCTCCTGTCAGTCGTCGATCACGCCGAGGCAGATGCTGCGGCCGCGGACGACGTCGGACGCGTCGATCGCGGCCACCGCGGCGTTGACGGCCGCCGCCGGCGAGCGATGGGTCATGATCACCAGCGGCACGGCGCCAGACTCCGTCTCGGCCTCGTGCTGGATCACCGCGGCGATCGAGATCCCCTGCTCGCCGAGGCAGCCGGCGATCCGCGCGAGCACGCCGGGGCGGTCGGCGACGAGGAACCGCAGCAGGTGGCGCTCGACCAGGTCGGCGGCGCCGAGCGAATCGGCCGGGCCCTCGGGCTCGAGCATCGCGGTGGTCCGAAACGTGATCGCGGCGCGGCCGACGACGGTGTCGATGATGTCGGCGACGACGGCCGAGGCGGTGGGCATCTGGCCGGCGCCGAGGCCATGGAAAAACATTTTCCCGACGGCGTCGCCGACGAGGCTCACGGCGTTGAAGGCACCGCGCGTCTCGGCCAGCGGCGTGCCGATCCGGACCAGCGTCGGCGCCACGCGCAGGGCGACGCGCGCCGTCCCCGGGGCTCGCGCGGCGATCGCCAGCAGCCGGATGCGGTAGCCGAACTCGCGGGCGGTGGTCATCAGGTCGAGGTCGATCCCCTCGATGCCGCGCCGCGGGATCTGCCCCCACGGCACCCAGGTGCCGAAGGCGAGGTGGGTCAGCAGCGCCAGCTTCTGCGTGGCGTCGGTGCCGTCGACGTCCATCGCGGGGTCGGCCTCGGCGTAGCCCTCGTCCTGTGCGAGGCGGAGGACCTCGGCGTAGTCGGCCCCCTCCTCCTCCATCCGCGAGAGGATGAAGTTGCTCGTGCCATTGAGGATCCCGCGGATGCTCTCGATGCGGTTGGCGGCGAGGCACTCGCCGATCGCGGCCACGATCGGGATCCCGCCGGCGACCGCTGCCTCGAATGCGATCGACCGTCCATGCCGGCGCGCGACCTCGAACAGCTCCGGGCCATGCTCGGCGAGGACGGCCTTGTTGGCGGTGACCACGTCCTTCCCGCTCTCGAGCAGCGCCACCATCATCGACCGGGCCGGCTCGAGGCCGCCGACGAGGAGGGCGACGACCGAGATCGAACGGTCACGCGTGATCGCGCCGATGTCGGTGCCGAGGAGGCCCGGTGGCACCGCGACGGCGCGGGGGCGGTGGAGGTCGCGGACAACCACCCGTTCGACGACGACCGGCCGCCCCGCGTGACGGGCGACATGCTCGGCGGAATCGGCGAGGAGCCGGTAGGCACCCGATCCGACGGTCCCGAGGCCGACGATTCCGACCCGCACTGGCTCCGACATGGCCCCGGTCGCACTCCTTCCCACGCTCGCATCGTACCCGGTTCGACCCCGCGACCGGCGGCCGGCCCCGTGGCCCTGCCCTCTCCGGTCGGCGGATCGGCACCCGGTCGAAAAGAACTTCTGCTGCCGACAGGCTAGCTCACCCGCGGGGACGCGGCGGTGTGGCCCACGCAGCGGCAAGCCTGCCAGGGCGGCGGCTGCCAAAACGGCACGTCTGGCCCGGCGGGTCGCGCGGCTTCGGCGTGGCGGGTCGCGCTTTTCACGGGTTTTGCGTAGGCTCACCCAAGCGGTGTCCGTCTCGGCACGGCGGTTGCATCCCCCCCGGGGCAGGCGGCGCGACTGCCAGGTCCGCCCGTCGCCCCGGCGCGGGAAGCCCGTTGCCGGGGTGCGTCGTCCCGCCCTTCCGTTCATCAGTCCCGCCCATCCGTCCACCAGAGGAGTGCATCCGTGGCCAAGCAAATGGTGTTCGACGACGAGGCCCGCCAGCCGCTGCTCGCCGGCGTTTCGAAGCTCGCCCGTGCCGTGAAGAGCACGCTCGGCCCCCGCGGTCGCAACGCCGTGCTCGACAAGGGCTGGGGCTCGCCGAAGGTCACCAAGGACGGCGTCACGGTCGCCGAGGACATCGACCTCGAGGATCCCTACGAGAACCTCGGGGCGCAACTGGTCAAGGAAGCGGCGAGCAAGACCAACGACGTCGCCGGTGACGGCACCACTACGGCCACGGTGCTCGCCGAGGCGATCTTCCGCGAGGGGCTGAAGATGATCGCCGCGGGGGCCGACCCGATGGCGCTGTCGCGCGGGATCCAGAAGGCCGTGGCCGCCGTCTCGAAGGCGATCGGCTCGATGTCGACGCCGATCAACGAGAAGAACAAGAAGGAGTTGATGCAGATCGCGACGATCGCCGGCAACAATGACCCGGCGATCGGCCAGGTCCTCGCCGAGGCGTTCCTCAAGGTCGGCAAGGACGGCGTGATCACCGTCGAGGAAGGCAAGCAGGCCGAGACGACCGTCGAGGTCGTCGAGGGAATGCAGTTCGACCGCGGCTTCCTCTCGCCCCACTTCGTCACCGACACCGACGCCCAGGTGTGCGAGCTGGAGAATCCGTTCATCCTCCTGTTCGAGGAGAAGATCTCCTCGGCCAAGTCGCTCGTCCCGCTCCTCGAGGCGGTCAGCAAGGCGGGCAAGCCGCTGCTGGTCATCGCCGAGGACGTCGAGGGGGAGGCGCTGGCGACGCTCGTCGTCAACAAGCTCCGCGGGATCGTCCACTCGGTGGCGGTCAAGGCCCCCGGCTACGGTGACCGCCGCAAGGCGATCCTCGGCGACCTCGCCGTGCTCACCGGCGGGCAGGCGATCTTCAAGGATCTCGGCATCGCGCTCGACGGGGTCAAGCTCGCCGACCTCGGCCGCGCCAAGAAGGTGATCGTCGAGGCCGAGAACACGACGATCGTCAACGGCGCCGGGTCGAAGGACGCGATCGCCGGCCGGGCCGCCCAGATCCGTGCCGAGATCGAGCACACCGACAGCGACTACGACCGCGAGAAGCTCCAGGAGCGGCTCGCCAAGCTCGCCGGTGGAGTCGCCCAGATCAACGTCGGCGCCGCGACCGAGACCGAGATGAAGGAGCGCAAGGCCCTCATCGAAGACGCGAAGAGCGCCACCCAGGCGGCTCTCGCCGAGGGGATCGTGCCCGGTGGCGGCGTGGCCTTGTTGCGCAGTGAGAAGAGCATCGACAAGCTCGATCTCGACGGCGACGAGAAGCTCGGCGCGTCGATCGTGAAAAACGCGCTGCGGTACCCGCTCGAGGCGATCGCCGACAACGCCGGCGTCGACGGGCCGGTGGTCGTCAACCGCGTCCGCCACATGAAGGGCAAGAACGACGGGTACGACGCCGACAAGGAGGCCTACTGCGACCTCGTCGAGGCCGGCGTCATCGACCCGGCGAAGGTCGTGCGGACGGCGCTCCACAATGCCGCCAGCGTCGCCAGCCTGCTGCTCACCACCGAGTCGCTGATCACCGAGATCCCCAAGGCCGAGGAGGAGGCGGGGGGCGACAACCACGACCACCACGGCATGGGTGGCGGGATGGGCGGCATGGGTGGCATGGGCGGAGGCATGGGCGGCATGGGCGGCATGGGCATGCCCGGCATGATGTGATCGGCCCGACCGAACCGCACGAGACTCAATTCGAACCTTCTTTCCGCGAGGAGAACCCGAGATGGCAGCCAAGAACCTCAAGATCCGTCCGCTCGAGGACCGCGTCGTCGTCGAGCCCGTCGAGGCCGAGGAGCGGACCGCGGGGGGCATCGTCCTCCCCGACACCGCCAAGGAGAAGCCGCAGCGCGGCCACGTCGTCGCCCTCGGCCCGGGCAAGCTGCTCGACAACGGCCAGCGCGCCGCGCTGTCGGTCGCGATCGGCGACCAAGTGATCTACGGCAAGTACTCCGGCAGCGACATCGAGGTCGATGGCCACGAGGTCAAGATCCTCCGCGAGAGCGACATCCTCGCCAAGGTCGTCGGCTGACGCCGGCGGCGCCCATTTCCGCTCCGACATCCCCGCATCGCTTCCCTCCCGAGGAGATCCCAGTCGTGCCCAAGCAGTTGCTGTTCGACGATCGTGCCCGCGCCAAGCTGCTCAAGGGCGTGGAGAAACTCGCTGGCGCCGTCGCCGTGACGATGGGCCCGACGGGCCGCAACGTGATCATCGACAAGTCGTTCGGCGGTCCGACGGTGACCAAGGACGGCGTGACGGTGAGCAAGGAGGTCGATCTCGACGATCCGTTCGAGAACATGGGGGCGAAGCTCGTCAACGAGGTCGCCTCGAAGACCTCTGATCTGGCCGGCGACGGGACGACGACTGCCACCGTGCTCGCCCGGGCGATCTTCCGCGAAGGGAGCCGGATGGTCGCGGCGGGGAGCAACCCGACCGCGGTGCGGCGCGGGATCGAGAAGGGCGTGGCCGCGGCGGTCGAGCGCCTCCAGGAGATGGCCAAGCGTGTCGAGCGCCCCGAGGAGATCGCCCAGGTCGGCGCGATCAGCGCCAACAACGACCGGGCGATCGGCGATCTCCTCGCCGAGGCCCTCAAGAAGGTCGGCAAGGACGGCGTGATCACCGTCGAGGAGGGGAAGACGACCGAGACGACCGTCCGGTTCGTCGACGGGATGCAGTTCGACAAGGGCTACGTCTCGCCCTACTTCATCAACCGCCCGGCGGAGATGGATTGCGAACTGTCCGACGCCCTGATCCTGATCCACGAAAAGAAGGTTTCCAACCTCCGCGACCTGCTCCCGATCCTCGAGAAGGTCGCGCAGTCGGGCAAGCCGCTGCTGATCATCGCCGAGGACGTCGACGGCGACGCCCTGACGGCGCTGGTCGTCAACAAGCTGCGCGGCGTGCTCAACGTCTGTGCCGCGAAGGCCCCCGGGTTCGGCGACCGCCGCAAGGCGATGCTCGGCGACATCGCCGTGCTCACCGGCGGCACGCTGATCAGCGAGGACCTCGGCATCAAGCTCGAGAACCTCGACCTGTCGCACCTCGGCAAGGCGAAGACGATCACCGTCGACAAGAACGAGACGACGATCGTCCAGGGAGCCGGCAAGTCGGCCGACGTCCACACACGGGTCCTCCAGATCCGCAACCAGCTCGAGGCCACCGAGAGCGAGTACGACCGCGAAAAACTCCAGGAGCGGCTCGCCAAGCTCACCGGCGGCGTCGCGATCGTGTCGGTCGGTGCCGGCACCGAAGCGGAGATGAAGCAGAAGAAGGCCCGCGTCGAGGACGCCCTCCACGCCACGCGTGCGGCCGTCGAAGAGGGGATCGTCCCCGGTGGCGGCGTGGCCCTGCTCCGCTGCCGCGCGGCCGTCGAGAAGGTCCGCGGCCAGGCCAAGGGCGACGAGAAGATCGGCGTCGACATCATCCTCCACGCCCTCGAGGCCCCGATCCGGCAGATCGCCGAGAACGGCGGGATCGACGGGTCGGTGGTCGCCGACGAGGTCGCCGGCAAGAGCATCCACATCGGCTACGACGCCAACACCCGCGAGTATGTCGACATGCTCGAGGCGGGGATCATCGATCCGGTGAAGGTCGTCCGCGTGGCGCTGACCAACGCGGCGAGCATCTCCGGACTATTGCTCACCACCGAGGCCTTGGTCACGAACCTCGACAAGGACGACGCGAAGAAGAACCGCGCCGAAGGCTCCGTCCGCTGACCGGCGGGCGGTCGGGCCGCAAGGCTGCGGAGTCGGTCCGATGGCCACCACCATGTCCCAGCCGCGCGATTATTACGAGGTGCTTGGCGTCGACCGGCGGGCCGACGGGAAGCAGATCGCCGACGCCTACCGGAAGCTGGCGATCCGCTACCACCCCGACAAGAACCCCGGCGACCAGGAAGCGGCCGAGCGGTTCAAGGAGGCCGCCCGGGCGTTCGAGGTGCTGTCTGACGACGGGCTCCGGTCGCGCTACGACCGCTTCGGCCACGCCGGCCTCCAGGGAGGGGCGGGGCCGCAGCCGTTCAACGATATCGGCGACATCTTCGAGGCGTTCGGCGACATTTTCGGTGGCGGCGTGTTTGGCGGGGGCCAGCGGCGCGGCGGCCGGCCGCGTCCGGGGCGCGACGTGTTTTGCGCGGTGTCGCTGTCGCTGGTCGAGGCGGCCCGTGGCGTGACCAAGGCGGTCACGTTCACCCGCCACGAGGCCTGCGGCACGTGCGACGGCAGCGGCGCCCGCAAGGGCACGAGCCCCGTGCCGTGCGACTACTGCGCCGGCCGCGGCCAGGTGATCCAGTCGGCCGGCGTGTTCCGCCTCCAGACCACCTGCCCGGCGTGTCAGGGGCGCGGGACGGTGATCCGCGACCGCTGCCCCGACTGCGGCGGCGCGGGGCTCACCGAGGAGCAAGTCGAGCGGCGGGTGCCGATCCCCGCCGGCGTCGATGCCGACGTGCGCGTCAGGCTCACCGGCGAGGGGGAGCCGAGCGCTGCGGGCGGGGCCCCGGGCGACTGCTACTGTGTGATCGAGATCGAGGAGCATCCGTTCCTCACGCGGCAGGGGCGCGACCTGCACTGCGAGGTCCCGCTGACGGTCAGCCAGGCGGCGCTTGGCGCCACCGTCGACGTGCCGAGTCTCGACGGGCCGCGCCCGCTCGAGGTGAAGCGCGGCACGCAGCCCGGCGACGTGATCCGGCTCCGTGGCGCGGGAATGCCGGAGGTGCGCGGCCGTGGCGTCGGCGATCTGCACGTCCATGTCCATGTCGAAGTGCCGCGGGCCCTGTCGCCCCGTGCCGAGCAGCTGTATCGTGAGCTGGCGGCCGAGGAGCAGAAGGCGGTGAGTGCGAAGCGCTCCGGGTTCTTCGAGCGGCTGGCGGAGTATTTCCGCTCCCAGCCGGCCCGGGAGGATTCCGATGAAGACCGCCCCGACGGCGGACGGGAGAAGCCGAAACGATGAGCCATCCGGGTGACGAGCGTGCCGAGCCGCGCCATGACCGCTCCGGCGACGAGACGGTGGCCGATCTCGAGGCCTTCCGCCAAGCGCGGGCCGCCGCGGCGGGCGGAGACGCGGCGGGGCAGGAGTTGGCCGAGGCCCGCGACCGCCTCCTCCGCGCCCAGGCGGAGCTGGAGAACTTCCGCCGCCGTTCGCGGCGTGAATTCGAGGAGGCGCAGCGCTACCGCGAGATCGACTTGCTCCGCGATCTCCTCCCGGTGCTCGACAACCTCCACCGTGCCGTCGAGGCCGCCGACAAGACGACCGACATCGACAGCCTCCGGGCCGGTTTCAAGATGACGGCGCAGCAGATCGAGAAGCTGCTCGAGGCGCACGGCTGCCGCGTGATCGACACCGACGGCCGGCCGTTCGACCCGACCGTCCACGACGCCGTCCTCGAGCAGGTGGTGCCGGGGCAGCCGGCGGGCGCGGTCGTCGGCGTGGGCAGCCGCGGCTACGTGCTCCACGACCGCGTCGTCCGCCCCGCGCAGGTGATCGTCGCGAAGGAGGGGTGAGGAATGCCGACCTACGACTACGTCTGCGACGGCTGCGGGCACGCCTTCGAGCTGTTCCAGTCGATGACCGATGCGGTGAAGAAGACCTGCCCGAAGTGCGGCAAGAAGAAACTCCGCCGCCTCATCGGTGCGGGCGGGGCGATCGTCTTCAAGGGGTCGGGGTTCTACAAGACCGACTACCGCAGCGAGTCCTACAAGAAGGCCGCCGCGGCCGAATCGCCGAAGACGGGCGACGGCGGCAAGGGGTCGGGCAATTCGGGGGAGTCCTCGGGCGGCGGTTCGTCGGGGAGCAAGGACTGACGGCGGCCCGGCTCCGCCCGGGAGCCATCACCGGAGGCCCGTTCACCACATGCCCCGTTGCCCCGTCTGCAGTTCGTCGGTCGATCTGACCGCGCTGGCGACCCCACCGTTTTGCAGCGAGCGCTGCCGGCTGGTCGACCTCGGCCGCTGGCTCGGAGAGTCGTACGGCCTGCCGCGCCCGCGGGGCCGTGCCGACGCCGATGAAGACGAAGCCGGCGGCGACGCCAATCCGGCCGACTCCGACGGCGACGACGACGCCGGGTGAGCACGGCGGGAAGGCACGGCGGCGCGATTCCGCGGCGGTCCGTATACTCCCCGCCGGTCGTCGCCGGCAGGGCCGGTGACGCCGCCAGCGCTCCCCGAGGGTGAGCGACCTCCCCCGAGGGTCAGCAGTCCGATGCCGGCAGATCAGCCCGATCCCGTCCCCTCCCCCTCGGTTGCCGACGAGGCCGTCGTCGCCTCCGCCACGGCCGCCGTCACGTTCGCTGCGGCTGCCCCGGAGCCGGCCGGTGCGGCGGCGTCCGCCGGAGCGGCGCCGACGATCGCCGGCGACGGAGTGGTGCACGAGATCCGCTGGAGCGACGCCCTCCCCTGGTGGCTGCTGTTCCGCGCCGCCGCGGCGGCCTTCTCGCCGACGGTGATCCTGCTCGCGGCCGCGGGGAGCTTGGCCTTGTGGGCGGGGTGGTCGGTTGCCGACAAGGTCGGCCTCCCCGCAGCCGGTGGCGCGTTGCCGTCGCCCTCGGCGACGGCAACGACCGCCGTCCGGCCGTTCGACGGTGCGGCGCTGCTCGCGGCCGCGGTGAACGTGCTGCCGCCGCCGGCCGCCCAGGCGGTCGGGCAGGCGCTGGCCCTCTTCTCACCGAGCGTGACCGCGGCCACGGCGTGTGGCGCGCTTGTCCGTCTCGGGTGGTTTGTCGTCGTCTGGTCGCTGTTCGGCACGGCGATCGCCCGCGTCGTCGGCCTGCGCCTCGCGCGCGAGGAGCCGCTCGGCTTCGCCGGTGCCGTTCGCGAGGGGATGCGGCTGTGGACCGCGCCGACCAACGCCGCGCTGTTCACGCTCCTGGCGATGCTCGGCCTCTCGCTGCCGGGGATGCTGCTGGGATTCCTGATGCGGACCGAATGGGGGCTCGCGGCGGTCGGTGTGATCTGGCCGCTGTTCCTCGCCGCCGGGCTGGTGCTGGCGCTGCTCGCGGTCGGTGTCGTCGTCGGGTGGCCGCTGATGGTGGCGGCCACCGGCATCGAGCGCGGCGACAGCTTTCAGGCGATTTCGACGTCGTTCTCCTATCTCTACCAGCGACCGCTCCACGCCGCCTTCTACGCGTTTCTCGCCGCCATCGTGGCGGTGCCGGCGCTGACCGTGGCGGCGCTGTTTGCCGATGCGACGGCGGGGATGGCGCTGTGGGGGGCGAGCTTCGGCATGGGGCACGAGCGGACGACCGCCGTGCTCGGGGCCGGCTTGTGCGAACAGGCGCCGTTCGGGGCCCGGGCGATCAGAACGTGGACCGACGCCCTCGAGTCGATCCTCGGGGCGTTTGGCTGGGGCTATTTTTGGTCGATCGCCACCGCGGCTGTCCTGCTCCTCCGCCGCGACGTCGACGGCACCGAGATCGACGAAATCAACGCCGAAACGACGGACTTGGGCTAGCAACGACGCTGCCGGACTCCGGCCCCGTTGGCGTGGGGCGGGATCGTGATCTACGATGGTTCCCGAGTTCAGGGGGGCGTGGGGGAGCCAAGTCTCGACCCACCCTTGAGGAGGGGTAGCCATGGTGGTGGACCGGGGCGGCTCGCGGCGGAATCCCTTCATGTTCGTCGGGTTTTTCCTGGCGGCGGCGTTGCTCGCCTGGATCCCCCTGGCCGGCGCCGCCGACACCGCGGCCGACGCGGTGAGCTTCCACCGGCAGATCCGGCCGATCTTCCAGGCACGCTGCCAGGGGTGCCACCAGCCCGCTCGCGCCGAGGGGGGTTATGTGATGACGTCGGCCGCCCGGCTGCTCGGCACGGGCGACTCGGGCACCGCCGGGGTCGTGCCCGGCCAACCAGACGCCGGCGAACTGCTCCGCCGTGTCACTCCAGATGCCGACGGCAAGGCCGACATGCCGCGCGAGGGGAAGCCGCTGGCAGCCGCCGAAATCGACCTCGTCCGGCGCTGGATCGCCGCCGGCGCCATCGACGATTCCCCGGCCAGCGCCGGCCAGGTCGTCGACGCCGATCATCCGCCCGTCTACACGCGCCAGCCGGTGATCACGTCGCTCGACTTCTCCCCCGACGGCCGGATGCTGGCCGTGAGCGGGTTCCACGAGGTGCTGCTGTTCGACGTCTCGGCGCCCGAGGCCCCGACGGCGCCGCTGCGGCGCCTCGTCGGCCTCGCCGAGCGCGTGGAACGCGTCCGGTTCTCCCCCGACGGCACGCTGCTGGCGGTCACCGGCGGCAATCCCGCCCGGCAGGGAGAGGTGCAGATCTGGAATGTCGCCGACGGGGCGCTGGTGCGCAGCGTCGCGGTGACGTTCGACACCGTGTTCGGCGGCTCGTGGAGCCCCGACGGCAAGACGCTCGCCTTCGGCTGCGCCGACAATACGCTCCGGGCGATCGACGTCGCCACCGGCACGCAGGTCCTTTACCAGGGGGCCCACGAAGACTGGGTCCTCGACACCGTCTTCTCGCCGAAGGGTGACCATGTCATCTCGGTGGGGCGCGACATGACCGTCAAGCTCACCGAGCTGTCGACGCAGCGCTTCGTCGACAACGTCACGTCGATCACGCCGGGGGCGCTGCGCGGCGGGCTGGCGGCGGTCGACCGCCACCCGACGCTCGACCAGATCGTCGCCGCCGGTGCCGACGGCACGCCGCGCGTGTATCGGATCCACCGCCATTCCCCGCGCGTGATCGGCGACGATGCGAATCTCATCTTCCCGCTGTTCCCGATCTCCGGCCGCGCGCTGGCCGTGCGCTTCTCGGCCGACGGCCGCCGGATCGCCGCCGCCGGCGGGCTCGACGGCCAGGGAGAGCTGGTGATCGCCAGCTACGACTACGACGCCGACGTGCCCAAGCCGATCCTCGACGTGATGGCCAAGGTGCCGGGCGAAACCCGCCGCAAGGGCACGCAGCGCAGCGACGACGAATGGAAGCGGCTCGACGACTACCGCGACCAGGGCACGCGCGAGTTGGCCCGGGTCTCGCTGCCCGGTTCGGTCGCCTACGCCGTCGCCTTCCATCCCGGGGGGCGCGAGGTGGCCGTCGGCGGCGCCGACGGAGTCGTGCGCTTCCTCGCCACCGAGGGGGGTGCGCCGGGCCGGTCGTTCGCCGTGGCACGGATCGACGAGCAGGTGGCGGCCGACACCCGGCTGCCTCTTCCCTGGCCGGGCGACGGGCCGCTCGAGGCCGAACCGGCTCCCCCTGCCGCGCCGACCGGATTGGCACTCACCCCGGCGGCGATCAGCCTCGTCGGGCCGTTTGCCATCGCGCAGGTCGTGGTCACCGGGCGGCTCGCCGACGGGACCACGATCGACCTGTCGCGTGCCGTGCGCTACGAGCCGCTCGCCGGCCTGCCCGTCGTGGCCGGCGCCGCGGGCCTGCTCCGGCCGACGGGCGACGGCGCCGGCACCGTCCGTGTGACGTGGGGCGACCCGGCCTCCGGCGGGCTGGTGGCCGACCTCCCCGTCGACGTCAGCGGCGTCGGCGTCCAGCCGACCGTCGACTTCATCCGCGACGTCAATCCGGTGCTCTCGCGGCTCGGCTGCAACCAGGGCACGTGCCACGGCGCCGCCAAGGGGAAGAACGGGTTCAAGCTCTCGCTCCGTGGCTACGACGCGCTGTTCGACGTCCGCGCCTTCACCGACGACCATGGCAGCCGCCGGGTCAACGTCGCCAGCCCCGACGACAGCCTGATGCTCCTCAAGGCTTCGGCCGCCGCGCCCCACGGCGGTGGCCAGCTCGCCACGCCCGGCCAGCCGGCCTACCAGCTCGTGCGCCGCTGGATCCAGCAGGGGGCGAAGCTCGACCAATCCGTCCCGCGCGTCACCGGGATCGAGGTCTTCCCGGCCGCCGCGGTGATCGATCTGCCGGGGCGCCGGCAGCAGTTTCGCGTCACGGCGCGCTACGCCGACGGCACGGTCCGCGACGTGACGCGCGAGGCGTTTCTCGAGAGCGGCAACAACGAGGTGGCGACCGCCGACCGGACGGGGCTCGTGACGGCCGTGCGGCGCGGCGAGGCCCCGATCCTCGCCCGCTACGAAGGGGCCTACGCGGCGGTCACGCTCACGGTGATGGGGGACCGCGCCGGGTTCCAATGGAGCTCGGCCGAGACCTGGGGCCCGATCGACGAGTTGGTGGCGGAAAAGTGGAAGGCGCTGCAGATCGAGCCTGCCCCGCTCTGCTCCGACGACGAATTCCTCCGCCGCGTCACCCTCGACCTCACCGGCCTGCCGTCCAGCGCCGGCCAGGTGCGCTCGTTCCGCGCCGACCGCCGCGACACGCGCATCAAGCGCGCCGAGCTCGTCTCCCGGCTCGTCGCCAGC
This is a stretch of genomic DNA from Planctomycetota bacterium. It encodes these proteins:
- a CDS encoding cofactor-independent phosphoglycerate mutase; translated protein: MKTLIVIPDGAADLPQASLGGRTPLAAARTPHLDALAARGVVGLTDHVPDALPPGSEVACMSLLGYDPLACFTGRAPLEAAAQGIALGPDDWAVRCNLVTIATADDGDGGTTAVMEDFTAGHVSTDEARDLLAAAQAGLEAEFSGLAGWSFVPGVSYRNLLLYRGHAGAPAPLGADLRATPPHDLMDKSVADAFPRGTGSRLLADIMLASARWFADHPVNLRRVTAGKRPATHVWLWGVGRTPAMPPFREAYGVSGAMITAVDLLRGLAALAGWRRIDVPGATGYLDTDYAAKGRAAIAAFDHDDLVCVHVEAPDEASHQGDAAAKVTALEEIDRHVIGPVAAALAARGPHRILVCPDHPTFLSTKTHSRGRVPFLIAGEGIVPGSATAFDESAAAAGPVIEPGHRLMGRLLDPRPFTAAG
- a CDS encoding homoserine dehydrogenase; its protein translation is MSEPVRVGIVGLGTVGSGAYRLLADSAEHVARHAGRPVVVERVVVRDLHRPRAVAVPPGLLGTDIGAITRDRSISVVALLVGGLEPARSMMVALLESGKDVVTANKAVLAEHGPELFEVARRHGRSIAFEAAVAGGIPIVAAIGECLAANRIESIRGILNGTSNFILSRMEEEGADYAEVLRLAQDEGYAEADPAMDVDGTDATQKLALLTHLAFGTWVPWGQIPRRGIEGIDLDLMTTAREFGYRIRLLAIAARAPGTARVALRVAPTLVRIGTPLAETRGAFNAVSLVGDAVGKMFFHGLGAGQMPTASAVVADIIDTVVGRAAITFRTTAMLEPEGPADSLGAADLVERHLLRFLVADRPGVLARIAGCLGEQGISIAAVIQHEAETESGAVPLVIMTHRSPAAAVNAAVAAIDASDVVRGRSICLGVIDD
- the groL gene encoding chaperonin GroEL; translated protein: MAKQMVFDDEARQPLLAGVSKLARAVKSTLGPRGRNAVLDKGWGSPKVTKDGVTVAEDIDLEDPYENLGAQLVKEAASKTNDVAGDGTTTATVLAEAIFREGLKMIAAGADPMALSRGIQKAVAAVSKAIGSMSTPINEKNKKELMQIATIAGNNDPAIGQVLAEAFLKVGKDGVITVEEGKQAETTVEVVEGMQFDRGFLSPHFVTDTDAQVCELENPFILLFEEKISSAKSLVPLLEAVSKAGKPLLVIAEDVEGEALATLVVNKLRGIVHSVAVKAPGYGDRRKAILGDLAVLTGGQAIFKDLGIALDGVKLADLGRAKKVIVEAENTTIVNGAGSKDAIAGRAAQIRAEIEHTDSDYDREKLQERLAKLAGGVAQINVGAATETEMKERKALIEDAKSATQAALAEGIVPGGGVALLRSEKSIDKLDLDGDEKLGASIVKNALRYPLEAIADNAGVDGPVVVNRVRHMKGKNDGYDADKEAYCDLVEAGVIDPAKVVRTALHNAASVASLLLTTESLITEIPKAEEEAGGDNHDHHGMGGGMGGMGGMGGGMGGMGGMGMPGMM
- a CDS encoding co-chaperone GroES; this translates as MAAKNLKIRPLEDRVVVEPVEAEERTAGGIVLPDTAKEKPQRGHVVALGPGKLLDNGQRAALSVAIGDQVIYGKYSGSDIEVDGHEVKILRESDILAKVVG